Proteins encoded by one window of Terriglobia bacterium:
- a CDS encoding class I SAM-dependent methyltransferase → MAERIIELGCGPAKTPGAFGVDIFPYQGVDRIQDLDQIPWSLPDGSFDRVIARHIIEHVERADLFMKEVHRIAAHGALLEVVTPHYSFVHSWSDPTHRRHLSTQWYLPFLAGGYLAEQVGAFERVSSTVTFGSSVRCWIPKLMIRLRGLDRWEKHYAFVYPARDILTTLRVVKRP, encoded by the coding sequence ATGGCGGAACGGATCATCGAGCTCGGCTGCGGGCCGGCGAAGACGCCGGGTGCGTTCGGAGTGGACATCTTCCCCTACCAGGGGGTGGACCGGATTCAGGATCTCGACCAGATCCCCTGGTCGCTTCCCGACGGAAGCTTCGACAGGGTGATCGCCCGGCACATCATCGAGCACGTCGAGCGCGCGGACCTGTTCATGAAAGAGGTGCACCGGATCGCGGCGCACGGAGCGCTCCTCGAGGTGGTGACGCCGCACTACTCGTTCGTCCACTCGTGGAGCGATCCCACCCACCGGCGGCACCTCTCGACGCAGTGGTACCTCCCCTTCCTCGCCGGGGGGTACCTGGCCGAGCAGGTCGGCGCGTTCGAGCGGGTCTCCTCGACGGTGACCTTCGGCAGCTCCGTGCGCTGCTGGATTCCCAAGCTCATGATCCGCCTCAGAGGGCTGGACCGCTGGGAGAAGCACTACGCGTTCGTGTACCCGGCGCGGGACATCCTGACCACGTTGCGCGTCGTGAAGCGGCCGTGA